Within Ovis aries strain OAR_USU_Benz2616 breed Rambouillet chromosome 11, ARS-UI_Ramb_v3.0, whole genome shotgun sequence, the genomic segment CGCTGCTGCATGTGGTTGCTGATACGAGGACGTTCTCGGCCCTGCCCCTAACTAAATGCCCCCATAGCCCTCAAGGCCCCTCAGTCGTTTTcccaactaaaaacaaaaaagaaaagaaaaatttgtaaTAATTGGAAAAAAGAATTATGAAAACTTCTAATGAAATTTGAACAATGTTGGACCCACTAGAAAACTGGCAAGAAAAGGTTAAACATGGCGAAAATAAAGTGCAAAAAGGAATTGgaatgtcaggaaaaaaaaacaaagaattggATAAAATGTTTAGTTTGATAGAAATTTGGACTGTTTTGAAACTTGTGAAATGTAACATTTCAAAAGACAATTTTAATTTGGAACAAAAcaccattcaaaaaaaaaatttcaagttgGCAAATTGATGACACAATTGAAACATTGCTatgatttccaaaaaaaaaagcctgtccAATGCAGAAACACATATTTGAAGCAAATTAAAGaatttggaaatttttgaaaacagGGCCCAATATCTTGAAGTTTCAccacaaaattttgaaaaagtgcaaagaacttttttcttttttcctttttttccaaaaatggatctttttggttttttgtttttttgtttttcttttcttgttgaaTCTGCCCCAGAGCTTCTTGCTTtttggttgttggttttttttctttcttctttcttgatcctgtttttttgttgttggttttgaaTTCTTGTTGCCCCAGCCCCTCTTCCTGCTCCTTCCCTTTCcaactccccctccccccacactggGAGTGGAGGTgctgggtggggagaaggggacggaCTGAGGACATTTAGGACAGGACCTCGGAGGGAAGGAGACCAGCCTGAACCTGGAAGGCCACTGGAGGTTCAGGAACTGAGGAAAAAACAGGATTGGGGGAGAGCACCTCCCACCTAGGAGCTTCTGGCCAAAGTCAGgtggaaggaggtggcagagaagGTCCGAAGAGATCCAGGGTGGAGGGCAGTCTCTTAGTGACCTGTTGGTTGACCTTCTGCCAAGAGGGAAGTTTCCAGTAGGATGAGGGAGACAGGCAGAGGCGCTAGGGACCAGCGTTGGAGGCCCAGGCTTGGCTCTTGTTTGCCAATTGCCTAGGCTGGTTAGAGATGGCAGGTGTCAAGAGAGAGGAGGGCCTGGAGGTATTGTGGCTTCATCTGGAGGAGCTGCAGGGGCAGGGACCCTGACAAGCCCTCTCAGACTCCCACCCTCTTCTGGAATTAGTTACTCTCCAGTCCAGTCTGGAGTGCCCCAAGGGCCTACTCCATATGGCAGTGATCATGAGATCCTTTGGGGACAGGGCAAGAGAGGGGTCCAGTACTCAGGGCTCAGGCCAGTTTCAGGGACCCAGACTAGTGAGCTGCACCCTGGCTTCATTAAGTAGGCTCTTtcccaccctgcctcctcctgccaCAGTAATTAGGCTGGGGGTTGCCATGGTAACTTGGGAGGTGACCTAGAAAGGAATTAGGGCGGGGAGGAGACCAAGCCCCCAGGGACCCTAGGGCCTGGCACCCCCTCACCCACAGACCAGGCTACCATGTGGAGCTGAGGCCCAAGGCCTGAGTCTGAGGAAACGCCAGGACCCTCCTAGCATCTCTAGCTCTAGTGCCAGCCTTGGGAGCTCATGCTTCCTAGGAGCAGGAAGGAGATTTGCTGTGTATGTGTGGGGAGGGGTTCCCCTGGATCCAGCAGGTGCCCTGAGGAGggccacccccccccacccctgcctctgtTAGGCTTCTTGGAAGCTCTGCCAGGCATTTGGAGAAGTGCTGTGGGGCAGGCcggcaggaggtggggagggaactTCTGCCAGGGctagctggggagggagggaggggaatcCGGTCTTGCCCCCCAGGGATGGGAGTGATATGTCCCCTGAGCTCCTGGCTGGAACTCAGCAGTCCTGGGAGCTGGGAGGTGCTGCTTCTGGTCTGACTGTGTCCTtgtcccccaccccctggcccatccccccaaccccctccccacacAGATATCCGGGACTCCGGGAAGAAGCCAGTGATGCTGTTTCTACACGGTGGCTCCTACATGGAGGGCACGGGGAACATGTTCGATGGCTCCGTCTTGGCCGCCTACGGCAATGTCATTGTAGCCACGCTCAACTACCGGCTTGGGGTGCTCGGTGAGGGTGGGCAGCCAACTCTAGGGGCTGGAGTCCTGGGAGGAGGGCCTGGTGGCAGGGTTACACTAAACCCAACTGAAGCAGAATGGCTTCTGGGCTGGATTGAGCTGCCCAGAAAGAGAGCAAGGGTGCCATAACACCCTCAAGAAGccccctctcttcctctgcccccaGGTTTTCTCAGCACTGGGGACCAGGCTGCAAAAGGCAACTATGGGCTCCTAGACCAGATCCAGGCCCTACGCTGGCTCAGTGAGAACATAGCCCACTTTGGAGGGGACCCCGAACGCATCACCATCTTCGGATCTGGGGCAGGAGCCTCCTGTGTCAACCTCTTGATCCTCTCCCACCACTCGGAAGGTACAAGCCACCTCCCCAGCCTGTCCCTTCTGTCCCCTTCCCCAACCCCTGGCCCTACCAGgtcccccttcttctccctcgGGCTGATATAGCCCAGCCTAAAGCCTGCTTGTCCTGCCAGGGCTGTTCCAGAAGGCCATTGCCCAGAGTGGCACTGCCATTTCTAGCTGGTCTGTCAACTACCAGCCACTCAAATACACACGACTGCTGGCTGCCAAGGTGGGCTGTGACCGGGAGGACAGCGCCGAGGCTGTGGAGTGTCTGCGCCGGAAGCCCTCTCGGGAACTGGTGGACCAGGACGTGCAGCCTGCCCGGTATGGGGCTGGGTCCAGGCCTCCACTCTTCTTGCTGGGTCCAAGGAGGTTGAGGGTAGAAGGTGCCTGTGGGCCACAGGCTGTCTATTTAGCCAGGGGAGGTGGACTTCAGGCCCTTCCCATGGACCTACCTTCCCCTGGAAGCCTTTCTGAAGCAGAGGTGCCTAAACAGAGCCTGGATGCACCAGACCCCAGGAAGTGCTTCAGGGAGGACTTCCCAAGAGGCCAGGTGTCCTGAAAGGGCTCTGAAAGTTTTAACTAGGGGAAAGTGGTCTTCTGAGCAGAGGGCTCAGCAGGCTGTGGGTGGAGAGGAGGCCAGCCAACAGGTGATGTGACCTTGACCTCTTCTCCCCAGCTACCATATCGCCTTTGGGCCTGTGGTGGACGGTGATGTCGTCCCTGACGACCCTGAGATCCTCATGCAGCAGGGAGAATTCCTCAACTACGACATGCTCATTGGGGTCAACCAGGGAGAGGGCCTCAAGTTCGTGGAGGACTCAGCAGAGAGCGAGGATGGCGTGTCCGCCAGCGCCTTCGACTTCACGGTCTCCAACTTCGTGGACAACCTGTATGGCTACCCAGAGGGCAAGGATGTGCTACGGGAGACCATCAAGTTCATGTACACGGACTGGGCCGACCGGGACAACGGCGAGATGCGGCGCAAGACCCTGCTGGCGCTCTTTACTGACCACCAGTGGGTGGCGCCGGCTGTGGCCACCGCCAAGCTGCACGCTGACTACCAGTCCCCTGTCTACTTTTACACCTTCTACCACCACTGCCAGGCTGAGGGCCGGCCTGAGTGGGCGGATGCAGCGCACGGGGATGAGCTACCCTACGTCTTTGGTGTGCCTATGGTGGGCGCCACCGACCTCTTCCCCTGCAACTTCTCTAAGAATGACGTCATGCTCAGCGCCGTGGTCATGACCTACTGGACCAACTTCGCCAAGACTGGGTGAGGGCCAGAGGGGCTGGGTGGGGCACCCCTGCCAGtcagggcacacacacaccctccatcctcagccccttctctccctcttcatCACACTGCCATCATTCCTCCATCAAGGCGCTCTTACCTTCTCAACTCAGACACCTGCCGGACAGCTTCTCTGTGCGTGTTGGAGATTCAGAAATGTTGGACCGAGAGGTCCTTTCCGGCGGGTGGGCTCCACTTGATCGCTTTGGCTCTGTGTCTGTCTTTGCGTACCCATATACCACTCTCTTTCTCCTCTGGGTGCTCCC encodes:
- the NLGN2 gene encoding neuroligin-2 isoform X4, with the translated sequence MLPVWFTDNLEAAATYVQNQSEDCLYLNLYVPTEDGPLTKKRDEATLNPPDTDIRDSGKKPVMLFLHGGSYMEGTGNMFDGSVLAAYGNVIVATLNYRLGVLGFLSTGDQAAKGNYGLLDQIQALRWLSENIAHFGGDPERITIFGSGAGASCVNLLILSHHSEGLFQKAIAQSGTAISSWSVNYQPLKYTRLLAAKVGCDREDSAEAVECLRRKPSRELVDQDVQPARYHIAFGPVVDGDVVPDDPEILMQQGEFLNYDMLIGVNQGEGLKFVEDSAESEDGVSASAFDFTVSNFVDNLYGYPEGKDVLRETIKFMYTDWADRDNGEMRRKTLLALFTDHQWVAPAVATAKLHADYQSPVYFYTFYHHCQAEGRPEWADAAHGDELPYVFGVPMVGATDLFPCNFSKNDVMLSAVVMTYWTNFAKTGDPNQPVPQDTKFIHTKPNRFEEVVWSKFNSKEKQYLHIGLKPRVRDNYRANKVAFWLELVPHLHNLHTELFTTTTRLPPYATRWPPRPPPGAPGTRRPPPPATLPPEPEPEPGPRAYDRFPGDSRDYSTELSVTVAVGASLLFLNILAFAALYYKRDRRQELRCRRLSPPGGSGSGVPGGGPLLPAAGRELPPEEELVSLQLKRGGGVGADPAEALRPACPPDYTLALRRAPDDVPLLAPGALTLLPSGLGPPPPPPPPSLHPFGPFPPPPPTATSHNNTLPHPHSTTRV